One genomic window of Mucilaginibacter sp. SJ includes the following:
- a CDS encoding DUF763 domain-containing protein, which translates to MKRSGSADLPLHYGYVPQWLAERMAKLGLAVVETIVMDYGKDEVLRRLSDPFWFQSLGAVMGMDWHSSGITTSVMGALKKSINPHSRELGIYICGGKGKHSTQTPAELVKVGQTTGLDANYLVKCSKLSAKVDNTAIQDGFQLYTHNFILSDTGKWAVVQQGMSDVSRTARRYHWHSEQLSSFVNDPHTFIYGKNSGYILNMTDKGADGSRNGVMQIAAENPGIMINEISKLVMPSHHEVHAKDVDLKRLGAVLWLAHEKQPKDFEDLLLLQGLGPRTLQSLALVSEVIHGTPSRFKDPARFSFAHGGKDGAPFPVPTKVYDETLNTLQTAIQKAKMGNSDKNEAIKRLSQIAERAEKDFTPNANFDKVIEKERNSSWKYGGRTVFGKAKPPVEQQLKLF; encoded by the coding sequence ATGAAGCGATCCGGCAGTGCTGATTTACCTTTACATTATGGCTATGTACCACAATGGCTTGCTGAGCGAATGGCTAAGCTTGGCCTTGCTGTGGTAGAAACCATTGTGATGGACTATGGCAAAGATGAGGTGCTTCGCCGGCTAAGTGATCCTTTTTGGTTTCAGAGTTTGGGCGCTGTTATGGGGATGGACTGGCATTCATCAGGCATAACTACTTCTGTCATGGGCGCTTTAAAAAAGTCCATTAACCCTCACAGCCGCGAATTGGGCATTTATATCTGCGGCGGTAAAGGAAAACATTCTACTCAAACACCTGCCGAACTGGTTAAGGTTGGCCAAACCACCGGACTGGATGCAAATTACCTGGTAAAATGCAGCAAGCTGAGCGCCAAAGTTGATAATACCGCCATACAGGATGGCTTCCAGCTTTACACGCATAATTTTATTTTGAGCGATACCGGCAAATGGGCCGTGGTGCAGCAAGGTATGAGCGATGTAAGCCGTACAGCTCGCAGATACCACTGGCATTCCGAACAGTTAAGCTCATTTGTTAACGACCCGCATACTTTTATCTATGGTAAGAACAGCGGCTATATCCTGAACATGACAGATAAAGGAGCTGATGGCTCGCGCAATGGTGTTATGCAGATTGCCGCCGAAAACCCGGGCATCATGATCAACGAGATCAGTAAACTGGTGATGCCCAGCCATCATGAAGTACATGCCAAAGATGTCGACCTGAAACGCCTTGGTGCCGTACTTTGGCTGGCTCATGAAAAACAACCCAAAGATTTTGAAGACCTGCTATTGCTGCAAGGCTTAGGGCCCCGCACCTTACAGTCGCTGGCCCTGGTAAGTGAAGTGATCCATGGCACACCATCCAGGTTTAAAGACCCGGCGAGGTTTTCCTTTGCACATGGCGGCAAAGATGGCGCCCCGTTCCCGGTGCCTACCAAAGTTTATGACGAAACCTTAAACACCCTGCAAACGGCTATTCAAAAAGCAAAAATGGGCAACAGCGATAAAAATGAAGCTATCAAACGCCTTTCCCAAATAGCCGAAAGGGCCGAAAAAGATTTCACGCCCAATGCCAACTTTGATAAAGTTATTGAAAAGGAACGTAACAGCTCGTGGAAATATGGGGGCCGTACCGTTTTTGGCAAAGCCAAACCACCTGTTGAGCAACAATTAAAGTTATTTTAA
- a CDS encoding SLATT domain-containing protein: MKIKELKESDPLYSDLEDRIDAIKRKKKMYLTFYHISQLITFIAGGIITVLTALAKQQETKIYQEHVLYISTGITTLAAIAGLFSLKEKAMSYDIFLHNLRLLRNEICFDYVEGVYNKNKTKHFLKFQEILNTKSEIIENSYD; the protein is encoded by the coding sequence ATGAAAATTAAAGAGCTTAAAGAAAGCGATCCCTTGTACAGCGACCTGGAAGATAGAATAGACGCTATAAAACGAAAGAAAAAAATGTATTTAACATTTTACCATATTTCACAACTGATCACCTTTATAGCTGGCGGAATAATAACAGTTTTAACAGCATTAGCCAAACAACAGGAAACAAAGATCTATCAGGAACATGTACTATATATAAGTACCGGGATAACTACATTGGCAGCAATTGCAGGTTTATTTAGTTTAAAGGAGAAGGCAATGAGTTACGACATATTTTTACATAACCTGCGCCTCCTACGGAATGAAATTTGTTTTGATTATGTAGAAGGGGTATATAATAAAAACAAAACGAAGCACTTTCTGAAATTCCAGGAAATACTTAATACAAAATCTGAAATAATAGAAAACTCTTATGATTGA
- a CDS encoding AMP-dependent synthetase/ligase, which translates to MSKNTELSTVPSFIRNTVAKIHPLDHTFLIHKVKDTWVEISYGEALEKIDAISAWFLHIGIRKGDRLSLIIENGPNYVYYDQALQQIGAVNTSIYPTLTENEIEYILNDSGARTIICGNPFLFRKVLKVANNCPELIRLIPAFDDFEKFSDKISLNAGVIGFDQVIAEGRELVEQYRHAINAAREAILTTDTSCLIYTSGTTGVPKGVVLTHHNLTQNTINSLIQIPFVEKTDRFLSFLPLSHVFERTIYHIAIYRGSQIAFAQSLELLAKNMGEVKPTILCCVPRLLERIHDKAIKSGTSAGGIKTRIFLWAFEIGKKVRLVQEAGKSPNVILKAQHGIAEKLVFSKIKEKTGGQLKFMVSGGGALPKNIGEFFGDLGIVILEGFGLTETSPVMAVTERHRVIYGTVGRIIPGIEVAIQNVDTKHIYSIQTHDNFKEDTLTEEGEIIVRGHCVMKGYWNKPEETATVIDSHGWFHTGDIGRFFRGNLQITDRLKNMLVNAYGKNIYPTPVENTYLKSPKIEQVFLVGDKREYIAAIIVPARETLQETFNLQNDFFERSEVFIDDKEIVDWIGADIRKYSNELAKFERIKSFKIKRNPFSMDEGEITPTMKAKRKVIEKKYASDIDELYVGETEED; encoded by the coding sequence ATGAGTAAAAATACCGAGCTTTCAACTGTTCCGAGTTTCATTCGCAATACCGTTGCCAAAATCCATCCTTTAGATCATACTTTCCTGATTCATAAAGTTAAAGACACCTGGGTGGAGATCAGCTACGGTGAAGCCTTAGAAAAAATAGACGCTATTTCGGCCTGGTTCCTGCATATTGGTATCAGAAAAGGCGACAGACTGTCGCTGATCATCGAAAACGGTCCCAATTATGTTTATTATGATCAGGCGCTACAACAAATTGGCGCGGTTAATACCTCGATATATCCAACTCTAACGGAAAACGAGATCGAATATATCCTGAATGATTCGGGCGCTCGTACTATCATTTGCGGCAACCCATTCCTGTTCAGGAAAGTTTTAAAGGTGGCAAACAACTGTCCGGAGCTGATCCGTCTGATCCCGGCATTTGATGATTTTGAAAAATTCAGCGATAAGATAAGCTTAAACGCCGGTGTCATTGGTTTTGACCAGGTAATTGCCGAAGGCCGCGAATTGGTTGAACAATATCGCCACGCTATTAACGCGGCCCGTGAGGCCATTTTAACAACGGATACTTCATGCCTTATTTATACATCGGGCACCACAGGCGTACCTAAAGGGGTGGTGTTAACGCATCATAACCTTACACAAAACACCATCAATAGTTTAATCCAGATCCCCTTTGTTGAAAAAACCGACAGATTTTTATCATTCCTGCCGTTATCGCATGTATTTGAGCGCACCATTTACCATATAGCCATTTACCGGGGATCACAAATAGCTTTCGCCCAAAGTTTGGAGCTGCTGGCCAAAAACATGGGCGAGGTTAAACCTACTATACTTTGCTGCGTACCCCGGTTACTTGAACGCATCCACGACAAAGCCATCAAAAGCGGCACATCGGCAGGCGGTATTAAAACCAGGATCTTTCTGTGGGCATTTGAGATCGGTAAAAAAGTACGCCTGGTGCAGGAAGCCGGCAAATCGCCAAATGTTATTCTAAAAGCACAACACGGCATTGCCGAAAAACTGGTATTCAGCAAGATCAAGGAAAAAACCGGCGGACAGCTGAAATTCATGGTATCGGGAGGCGGAGCACTGCCTAAAAACATTGGTGAATTTTTTGGCGACCTGGGCATTGTAATTTTAGAAGGTTTTGGCTTAACCGAAACATCACCCGTAATGGCGGTTACAGAGCGCCATAGGGTGATTTATGGCACCGTTGGCCGTATTATTCCCGGTATTGAAGTGGCTATCCAGAATGTGGATACCAAACATATCTACAGCATACAAACACACGATAACTTTAAAGAAGATACCCTTACCGAAGAAGGCGAGATTATCGTTCGCGGGCATTGCGTAATGAAAGGCTACTGGAACAAGCCCGAAGAAACCGCCACCGTTATTGATTCGCACGGCTGGTTCCATACCGGCGATATCGGCAGGTTTTTCCGCGGCAACCTTCAAATTACTGATCGTCTCAAAAATATGCTGGTGAACGCTTACGGTAAAAATATCTACCCTACTCCGGTAGAGAATACCTACCTCAAAAGCCCTAAAATTGAACAGGTATTTTTAGTGGGCGATAAACGTGAATATATTGCTGCCATTATTGTGCCTGCACGCGAGACCCTGCAGGAAACTTTTAACCTCCAAAATGATTTCTTCGAACGCTCTGAAGTATTCATTGATGATAAAGAAATAGTTGACTGGATAGGCGCCGACATCAGGAAATACAGCAATGAGCTGGCTAAGTTTGAGCGCATCAAATCATTCAAGATAAAACGTAACCCTTTCAGCATGGATGAGGGCGAGATCACCCCTACCATGAAAGCCAAACGCAAGGTCATCGAAAAGAAATACGCATCCGATATTGATGAACTGTACGTTGGGGAGACGGAGGAAGATTAG
- a CDS encoding alpha/beta fold hydrolase, producing the protein METMQTNVAGNYATVNGLKMYYEIHGEGFPLVLIHGGGSDIGVTFGRVLSAFAQNHQVIGVDLQAHGRTPDRGVPTSFEQDADDVAALLKHLDIKQADIMGFSNGGNTAMQIAIRHPQLVHKIVIASSFYKRSGFDSWFWDFMPNATLDNMPKPLQEAFLAINNDQAALEIMHNRDRDRMLAFADWSDDAIRSITMPALVIAGDKDVIRPEHTLELYRMLPDAQLCILPAGHGDYIGEITDLRGDGDYPAVAIIEEFLTKAKA; encoded by the coding sequence ATGGAGACAATGCAAACCAACGTAGCCGGTAACTATGCCACCGTTAACGGCCTGAAAATGTACTATGAAATTCACGGCGAAGGCTTCCCGCTGGTATTGATCCATGGCGGCGGTTCGGATATCGGCGTTACTTTTGGCAGGGTATTATCCGCCTTTGCACAAAACCACCAGGTTATAGGAGTAGACCTGCAGGCACATGGGCGTACGCCGGACAGGGGTGTGCCTACCTCATTTGAGCAGGATGCTGATGACGTGGCGGCTTTGCTCAAACATTTGGATATAAAACAGGCTGATATTATGGGTTTTAGCAACGGTGGTAACACCGCTATGCAAATAGCCATCAGGCACCCGCAACTGGTTCATAAAATTGTGATCGCTTCTTCATTTTATAAACGGAGTGGTTTCGACTCCTGGTTTTGGGACTTTATGCCTAATGCTACCCTTGACAATATGCCCAAACCTTTGCAGGAAGCTTTTCTTGCAATTAACAATGATCAGGCGGCCCTGGAAATAATGCATAACCGCGACCGTGACCGTATGCTGGCTTTTGCAGACTGGAGCGATGATGCAATCCGTTCTATCACCATGCCCGCGCTGGTTATAGCCGGGGATAAGGACGTGATCAGGCCTGAGCATACACTTGAGCTATACCGCATGCTTCCCGATGCGCAGCTTTGTATTTTGCCTGCAGGCCACGGCGATTACATAGGTGAGATTACGGATCTCCGCGGAGATGGAGATTACCCGGCCGTCGCTATTATTGAAGAATTTTTAACCAAGGCAAAAGCTTAA
- a CDS encoding DUF4142 domain-containing protein: protein MSRLTSFLLFLFALVMAQSCQSNRHANNYNKALVDDNGLLFIKSGEESTLASVKASGLAIANSKNQRVIQFAKLMIDDHTMLADDFKKLRTDNFIADSVVISPMHQQLINDLDTKRAGAFDRAYIRLVINDHTEQIALYKTAGKDRRNTSLADFANKMLPGLQAHLDTAKLISSTLK, encoded by the coding sequence ATGAGCCGATTAACAAGCTTTTTATTATTCCTGTTTGCTTTAGTGATGGCACAATCATGTCAAAGTAACCGGCATGCCAATAATTATAACAAGGCCCTGGTTGATGATAACGGTTTATTGTTCATTAAAAGCGGGGAAGAATCAACCCTCGCCTCTGTAAAAGCATCTGGTTTGGCAATCGCGAACTCAAAAAATCAACGCGTTATTCAGTTTGCCAAGCTCATGATTGATGACCATACCATGCTGGCAGATGATTTCAAAAAATTAAGGACCGATAATTTCATTGCCGATTCGGTTGTTATTAGCCCTATGCATCAACAACTCATTAATGATTTGGATACAAAACGCGCCGGCGCGTTTGACAGGGCCTACATCCGATTGGTTATAAACGATCATACTGAACAAATAGCTTTGTACAAAACAGCAGGGAAAGACCGGAGAAATACAAGCCTTGCCGATTTTGCAAATAAGATGTTACCTGGTTTACAGGCTCATTTAGATACTGCAAAGCTGATTAGCAGTACATTAAAATAA
- a CDS encoding response regulator: protein MTSTEKITCYCFNKDCANSIYNDATCLSIQVPLEVALSRTLNCIECGNELLSPLLIEIKKDILNLIKDDQHRSVAIIDDDIIFHETVKIILKDNWLNASFYMDPEPVYKALYNNPDKHAEIPNIIFLDLDMPVMDGWEFLKLFNNIYSKLVKPVSVYIISNSVDPADQKRAKAYPFVKSFISKPLTRHFLGKINEELSRNAITLEQKPAPNWQQ from the coding sequence ATGACCAGTACTGAAAAAATCACCTGTTATTGCTTTAATAAAGATTGCGCTAACTCCATATATAACGATGCCACCTGCTTATCGATACAAGTACCACTTGAGGTTGCGTTATCACGTACCTTGAATTGCATTGAATGCGGTAACGAACTTTTGTCCCCGTTACTTATCGAAATCAAAAAAGACATACTCAATCTTATTAAAGACGATCAGCACCGTTCGGTTGCTATCATTGATGATGACATTATTTTTCATGAAACGGTTAAAATCATATTGAAAGATAATTGGTTAAATGCAAGTTTTTATATGGATCCTGAGCCTGTTTACAAAGCGTTATATAACAACCCGGATAAACATGCGGAAATACCCAACATTATTTTTCTTGACCTCGATATGCCGGTAATGGATGGATGGGAATTTTTAAAATTATTCAACAACATCTACAGCAAATTGGTAAAACCGGTTTCGGTTTATATTATTTCAAACTCTGTTGACCCTGCCGATCAGAAACGGGCCAAGGCATACCCCTTTGTTAAAAGCTTTATATCAAAACCATTAACAAGGCATTTTTTGGGTAAGATAAATGAAGAACTTTCAAGAAATGCAATTACTCTTGAACAAAAACCGGCACCTAACTGGCAGCAATAA
- a CDS encoding LLM class flavin-dependent oxidoreductase codes for MELGISTFGEIHPDGTSGNAVNAHKRVQELLEEVKLADEVGLDVYAFGEHHRHDFVISAPEILISAAAAITKNIRLSSSVTVLSSVDPVRTFQNFATADLVSGGRVEMIAGRGSFIESFPLFGFDLDDYDALFTEKLEMFLQINKQEIVSWQGNFRAPIRNQGIYPRPLQQGIPVWIGVGGTPASAKRAGAINLPMIIAILGSAPKHFVPFVELYRESAAKAGHDVSKLQLAISSQFYIAGTSQQAADEFYPSYEAIMTRVGKDRGWSPMTREQFEYLRDFGPLVVGDPQQAIDKIMQQYELFGNTRFVAQLVTGFTKHKDILKAIELYGTRVAPVVRKETKAKA; via the coding sequence ATGGAATTAGGTATTAGCACCTTTGGTGAGATCCACCCCGACGGAACGAGCGGCAACGCCGTAAATGCCCATAAGCGGGTTCAGGAGCTATTGGAAGAAGTAAAGCTGGCCGATGAGGTGGGCCTTGATGTATATGCCTTCGGCGAACACCACCGGCACGATTTTGTGATCTCGGCACCTGAAATATTGATATCAGCAGCAGCAGCTATTACCAAAAACATCCGGTTGTCAAGTTCGGTGACCGTATTAAGTTCGGTCGACCCTGTGCGTACATTTCAAAATTTCGCCACTGCCGACCTGGTATCTGGCGGTCGCGTGGAGATGATAGCCGGTCGGGGTTCCTTTATCGAATCTTTCCCGCTTTTCGGTTTCGACCTGGATGATTACGATGCATTATTTACCGAGAAACTCGAAATGTTTTTGCAGATCAACAAGCAGGAAATTGTTTCGTGGCAGGGCAATTTCCGGGCACCGATCAGGAACCAGGGCATATACCCTCGTCCGCTGCAGCAGGGAATTCCGGTTTGGATTGGCGTTGGAGGAACCCCTGCCTCAGCAAAACGGGCAGGAGCAATTAACCTCCCTATGATCATCGCTATTTTGGGCAGCGCACCAAAACATTTTGTACCCTTTGTTGAGCTTTATCGCGAGTCGGCAGCCAAAGCCGGGCACGATGTAAGCAAGCTCCAATTGGCCATCAGTTCGCAATTTTATATTGCAGGGACCTCACAACAAGCAGCCGACGAGTTTTATCCAAGCTACGAAGCCATCATGACCCGCGTTGGCAAAGACAGGGGCTGGTCGCCCATGACAAGGGAACAATTTGAGTACCTGCGCGATTTTGGGCCTTTGGTGGTAGGCGATCCGCAACAGGCTATTGACAAAATCATGCAGCAATATGAGCTTTTTGGCAATACCCGTTTCGTAGCCCAGTTGGTAACCGGTTTTACCAAACACAAGGATATTTTAAAAGCAATTGAACTTTACGGTACCCGGGTTGCCCCTGTTGTACGCAAAGAAACCAAGGCAAAAGCTTAA
- a CDS encoding family 20 glycosylhydrolase, whose protein sequence is MNFKAHYLTKLITLASFFIFLGQTNKVSAQVTTDDPHLGIIPAPASITKNTGTFTFSQRTAIKADNPKDKAVLWLKSYLQDTRHLNIKVAKYNSKLKAAKSRGLILTAKGANKLPAEGYKLTITPRNIIIVGKDAGLFYGIQTLLQLFPVENAAAYKLPCAIVEDSPRFGYRGMMLDVSRHFFTIPQVKKVIELIAAYKLNTFHWHLVDGQGWRIEIKKYPKLTQVGAFRQQTMFGSNRDWPDSLSYGGFYTQEQIKDVVKFAADRYINVIPEIEMPAHSEAALRAYPEFKCDTVAGQKAPRDINNLYCPTEQTFTFLQDVLTEVMTLFPSKYIHVGGDEAGKEPWKQSAFCQALMKEKGLKDEKELQSYFIQRIEKFINSKGRSIIGWDEILEGGLAPNATVMSWQGEEGGINAARQKHNVIMTPQTTGNYFDHYQSSSPQEPVSFGRYATLEETYNYDPVSKQLTPDEQQYVIGTQGNLWTEYVPTVAKLQYQIIPRVFALSEVAWSKPENKDYTNFSEVRLAKHFARLDAMNYNYRVPTALTTIDTMVIGPHFVYTLKSVVPGAKIYYTLNGRDPLDTDLQYDGPITFSIPQNEKRELRTRVITPSGRRSIATRTLMYNKTLMPAVNYTVNMPGLKYKWAKNTFTSPDQLNYVTAQDSSATNKPDAELLKKGNPNFGVVYDGYVNILADGTYNFTLASYAASQLFIDGVQLTEAEYALPLAKGFHQIKVKYIYNAPPPPTGRYRQRAAPLKVYVTAPGSFEKKELNAADLYY, encoded by the coding sequence ATGAATTTTAAAGCACACTATTTAACAAAACTCATCACGCTCGCAAGCTTTTTTATCTTTTTAGGGCAAACAAACAAAGTATCGGCCCAGGTCACTACCGATGATCCGCATCTGGGCATTATCCCTGCTCCTGCTTCCATTACCAAAAATACCGGCACGTTTACATTTAGCCAGCGTACAGCAATCAAGGCTGATAATCCGAAAGATAAAGCTGTTTTATGGCTAAAAAGCTATCTGCAGGATACCCGGCACCTGAATATTAAAGTAGCTAAATACAATTCAAAGCTTAAAGCCGCAAAAAGCAGGGGGCTGATTTTAACTGCAAAGGGAGCCAATAAATTGCCCGCAGAAGGTTATAAACTAACCATTACCCCACGTAATATCATCATAGTTGGTAAGGATGCAGGTCTGTTTTACGGTATCCAAACTTTGTTGCAACTTTTCCCGGTTGAAAACGCTGCCGCTTACAAATTGCCTTGCGCGATAGTTGAAGATTCGCCTCGTTTTGGATACCGGGGAATGATGCTGGACGTATCGCGTCATTTCTTCACGATTCCGCAGGTAAAAAAGGTGATCGAGCTTATCGCCGCTTACAAACTCAACACCTTTCACTGGCATTTGGTTGATGGCCAGGGATGGCGTATCGAAATCAAAAAATATCCCAAACTTACGCAGGTGGGTGCATTCCGTCAGCAAACCATGTTTGGCAGCAACCGCGACTGGCCCGACTCGCTTAGCTACGGCGGCTTCTATACGCAGGAACAGATCAAAGATGTGGTAAAATTTGCAGCCGACCGGTATATCAACGTTATCCCCGAAATTGAAATGCCGGCCCACTCCGAGGCAGCTTTACGTGCTTACCCTGAATTTAAATGCGATACCGTTGCTGGCCAGAAAGCCCCCCGCGATATTAACAATCTATACTGCCCTACCGAGCAAACTTTTACCTTTTTACAGGATGTACTTACAGAAGTTATGACGCTATTCCCAAGCAAATACATCCACGTTGGTGGCGACGAAGCCGGCAAGGAACCATGGAAACAATCGGCATTTTGCCAGGCTTTGATGAAGGAAAAAGGCCTGAAAGATGAAAAAGAACTGCAAAGCTATTTTATCCAAAGGATAGAAAAATTTATCAATTCTAAAGGCCGCAGCATTATAGGCTGGGATGAGATATTAGAAGGTGGTCTTGCCCCCAACGCCACCGTTATGAGCTGGCAGGGCGAGGAAGGCGGCATTAATGCCGCCCGTCAAAAACATAATGTGATCATGACACCGCAAACCACCGGTAATTACTTTGACCACTACCAAAGCAGTTCGCCGCAGGAGCCGGTTTCATTTGGCCGTTACGCTACTTTAGAAGAAACATACAATTATGATCCTGTTTCAAAGCAGCTTACCCCCGACGAACAGCAATATGTAATAGGCACCCAGGGCAACCTGTGGACAGAGTATGTGCCTACCGTAGCCAAACTTCAATACCAGATCATACCGAGGGTATTCGCCCTTTCAGAAGTAGCCTGGAGCAAGCCGGAGAACAAGGACTATACCAATTTTTCCGAAGTAAGGCTGGCCAAACACTTTGCAAGATTAGACGCCATGAACTACAATTACCGTGTGCCAACCGCGTTAACTACTATTGATACCATGGTTATAGGCCCTCATTTTGTTTACACACTAAAATCGGTGGTACCCGGCGCTAAGATTTATTATACATTAAACGGCCGTGACCCGTTGGATACCGATCTGCAGTATGACGGGCCTATCACGTTCTCCATTCCGCAAAACGAAAAACGTGAATTGAGAACAAGGGTGATTACGCCTTCGGGTCGCCGCAGCATAGCCACACGCACTTTAATGTATAATAAAACACTGATGCCTGCTGTAAATTACACAGTCAATATGCCAGGGCTTAAATATAAATGGGCAAAAAACACGTTCACTTCGCCCGATCAGCTTAATTACGTTACCGCACAGGATTCATCAGCAACCAATAAACCGGATGCCGAGCTTTTGAAAAAAGGCAACCCGAATTTTGGAGTAGTTTATGACGGTTACGTGAATATATTGGCCGATGGTACTTATAACTTTACCCTTGCAAGTTATGCCGCCAGTCAATTGTTTATTGATGGCGTACAGCTAACAGAAGCTGAATACGCGTTGCCGCTGGCAAAAGGTTTTCATCAAATAAAGGTAAAGTATATATACAACGCGCCGCCGCCGCCAACCGGCAGGTACAGGCAACGTGCAGCACCACTTAAAGTATATGTTACCGCACCCGGAAGTTTTGAAAAGAAGGAGCTTAACGCAGCCGATCTTTATTATTGA
- a CDS encoding AAA domain-containing protein, whose product MDYFKKLLSLLQTEQDEDRQAYLKLTETSSTAERRAAGLTWYPIAIKSTEIGRGDYLTVEVERPSYQDLSHQFRFGASAALFSNHDPKTDRVNGTVSYQGGNRLKLTLNTDELPDWTRNGKLGIDLLFDDNSYDEMQKALKLSARLVDDHKEGHLTRVLTGQSTPAFIPETIHYPLNGLNTSQLQAVQKIIEAQELAVVHGPPGTGKTTTLVQAIKALIRQNKQQILVVAPSNTAVDLLSEKLSNEGLNVLRIGNPARVSERLMALTLDSRISAHSDMKEIKKLKKQASEYKNMAHKYKRNFGKAERDQRKALFDAAHQLIKEVDKTEQFITEDLLAKAQIITATLVGANHYTIRNLKFHTVVIDEAGQALEPACWIPISKAQKVIFAGDHLQLPPTIKSQQAAKDGLSSTLLEKCVALHPESVILLEEQYRMNEAIMGFSSKEFYGNRLKAHSTVAHQLLFPGDVPLSFVDTAGCGFDEKQEGTSTTNPEEAAFLFKHLHKLVSELTGAYSTENFPTIAIISPYKEQIRILNQLLLDSPELLIYADKIAVNTIDSFQGQERDVVYISLTRSNTNGEIGFLNDIRRMNVAMTRARKKLVMIGDSSTLAFSAFYADMISYAEQLNGYQSAWDYAGYD is encoded by the coding sequence ATGGACTATTTTAAAAAGCTGCTCAGTTTACTACAAACTGAGCAGGACGAAGACCGCCAGGCTTACCTCAAACTAACTGAAACATCTTCAACTGCCGAACGCCGGGCAGCAGGGCTTACATGGTACCCCATAGCCATAAAAAGCACAGAAATAGGCCGCGGCGATTACCTTACGGTTGAGGTGGAACGACCTTCTTACCAGGACCTTAGCCATCAGTTCAGGTTTGGCGCTTCGGCTGCATTGTTCTCCAACCATGACCCTAAAACCGATCGTGTAAACGGCACAGTATCATACCAGGGCGGTAACCGGCTAAAATTAACCTTGAACACCGACGAACTTCCCGACTGGACGAGGAACGGCAAGCTTGGCATCGACCTGCTGTTTGATGATAACAGTTATGACGAGATGCAGAAGGCGCTCAAACTATCTGCCAGGCTTGTTGATGATCATAAAGAAGGGCACCTCACCCGGGTGTTAACCGGGCAAAGTACGCCGGCTTTTATCCCCGAAACAATTCATTACCCGCTAAATGGTTTAAATACTTCACAACTGCAAGCTGTTCAAAAAATAATTGAGGCACAGGAGCTTGCCGTAGTTCACGGCCCTCCGGGCACCGGTAAAACCACTACGCTTGTACAGGCTATCAAGGCACTTATCAGGCAAAACAAACAACAGATCCTTGTTGTAGCGCCAAGTAATACAGCGGTTGATTTGCTAAGCGAAAAGCTGAGCAATGAAGGCCTGAATGTACTGCGTATAGGTAACCCGGCGAGAGTATCCGAAAGGCTGATGGCCTTAACCTTAGATAGCAGGATAAGTGCCCATAGCGATATGAAGGAGATTAAAAAGCTTAAAAAGCAAGCTTCCGAGTACAAGAACATGGCGCACAAATACAAGCGCAATTTTGGCAAAGCCGAACGCGACCAGCGCAAGGCGCTTTTTGATGCAGCGCACCAGCTTATTAAAGAAGTGGATAAAACCGAACAATTTATTACGGAGGACCTGCTTGCTAAAGCACAGATAATTACGGCAACCCTTGTAGGCGCCAACCATTATACCATCCGCAATTTAAAATTCCATACGGTAGTTATTGACGAAGCCGGTCAGGCGCTTGAACCCGCCTGCTGGATCCCAATATCGAAGGCGCAAAAAGTGATCTTTGCCGGCGATCATTTGCAGCTCCCGCCAACCATTAAATCGCAACAGGCCGCCAAAGATGGCCTTAGCTCTACCCTGCTCGAAAAATGTGTTGCCCTCCACCCCGAATCGGTAATATTACTTGAAGAACAGTATCGTATGAATGAAGCTATCATGGGTTTTTCATCAAAAGAGTTTTATGGCAATAGGTTAAAGGCACACTCCACCGTCGCCCATCAACTGTTATTCCCGGGGGATGTTCCGCTTAGCTTTGTTGATACCGCAGGTTGTGGCTTTGATGAAAAACAAGAAGGTACAAGTACGACGAATCCTGAAGAGGCCGCATTCCTGTTCAAACACCTTCATAAGCTGGTTAGCGAACTCACAGGGGCTTATTCAACAGAAAACTTCCCAACTATAGCAATTATTTCTCCATACAAGGAACAGATCAGGATTTTAAACCAATTGCTACTGGATTCACCGGAGTTGCTGATTTATGCTGATAAAATTGCAGTCAATACCATTGACAGTTTCCAGGGACAGGAACGCGACGTGGTTTATATCAGCCTTACGCGCAGCAATACCAACGGAGAAATAGGCTTCCTGAACGATATCCGCCGCATGAACGTGGCCATGACCCGCGCCCGTAAAAAACTGGTAATGATCGGCGATAGTTCAACCCTGGCATTTTCGGCTTTTTATGCGGACATGATCAGTTATGCAGAACAATTAAACGGTTATCAAAGCGCTTGGGATTATGCAGGCTACGATTAA